The Leifsonia poae region CGCTCACCCACGCCGGCCTGTTCACCGAGGCTGAGAAGGTTCTGGATGCGCTCCCGACCGCTCCGGCCACCTCCGATTGGGATCGTTTCGAGGGCGGCCTCCGGGAGGCGAATCGGGGGAGCATCGCCTACTGGCGCGGCGACTTCGATGAGGCCGTCGCCCAGCTCGACTCGATCATCGTCGAGGGGAGCCCCGGCTCCAACTTCGAAGCTCTCGCCCGCCTGTACCTCGTGATGAGTCTCGTCGCTGTGGGGAGGACGGAGCGCTACTACGCCGCGGCCGAGCTGCTCCAGGGCGTGAGCAAGAGCGACAAGCACGGCATTCCGTGGGACACCCTGCGGCGCGTCGCATCGGCCTGGCTCGCCTACGCCGAAGGGCAGGCCGAGCGTGCGCTGAGCATCGCCGCGCCCGCGCTCACCCACACGGGTGCCGCGGTCGCGCATGCTCTCCTCGCCGAGCTCTACCGGAGAATGGGCGAGACCACTCTCGCGGCCCAAGCCCTCCGGCTCGCCTCGTCGACCGCACTGCCGCGCTACGCCCTGGTGAGCACGCTCGTCACCTCGGCCGCGCTCCGCGCCACCGCCGGCCACGGGCCGCACGCACACGAACAACTCGACCGGGCACTCGAGGCCGCGACCCCCGAGCGGCTCATCGCCCCCTTCCTCGCCGCCGACAGCGTCATCGGCGATCTGCTCGGTGCGCACGTCCACCGCGGCTCACGGCATCAGGAACTCCTGCACACCATCCTCGAACGGCGTGGCCGGCTCTCTCAGCTGCACACCGGGATCCTGACCCGGCGAGAAAAGGATGTCCTCGCGTGCTTGCGCACGACGATGACCGCCGACGAGATCGCCACCCACCTCGGCATGGCCTACCCCACCGTGAAGACGCACATCCGCTCCATCTACCGGAAGCTCGGCGTCACCACGAGACGAGCGGCCGTCCACGCCGCCGGCGCGCGAGATGCAGGTTAGAGACCAGCCGGGATGCGCCCCCGCGCCGCGAGACGGACGACGCTCTAGCCGTTGAATGCCCGGTCGAAGCTGTCTGCACCGAGGGCTTTGAGCACGCTGGTGCGGACCTCGGGGCAGCTCGTTCGTGAGGCGTCATCCAGGTCGGCCGCGGTTCGGGGCTTCTGCTCGGCGTGGGTGTCGAGCCAGCTTGCGAACTCGATGGACAGGTCTGCGAGGGCCCCGGCGGTCGAGCCGTCCGTCGACAGCCGAGGTTCGAGTCCGGTCAGGAGCGCGCAGAAGTCTGCACCGTTCACCGGATTGCCGCCCGCCGCCGGGGCCGACGAGGCGGTGGTGGCCGCATCCGCCGCCGCCCGGGATGCGGGGGCGGAACCGGCGGGAGGGGACGAGGCCGCGCATCCGGAGAGGAGCAGTGCGGCGACGGCCAGAACGGCCAGAACGGCCAGGCGTGGGTTCAGGGATCTCCTGCGGCGGCTCATCGCGGCACTCTCTGTTCACGAGTGGATCTGCGCGCCAGTCCGGTCAGAATCAGACCTCCGACGAAGGCGAACAGACCGGCCCCGGCGGCGGGCAAGGTCAGCTCGAGGCCCGTGTTCGCCAGCTCCGTCGCGGCGACGGCGGAGGGGTCCGCGGGCGAGGGCTGCGGGTCTGCTGGAGCACTGCCGGGCGGAGTGGTGCCGGGCGGGGCGGTGCCGGGCGGGTGGGGTGGATCGGCCGGCACCGTCGCGGTGACGGTTGTGCGAGCGGCGACCGTGTTGTTCGCCGAGTTCGGGTCGGGAGGGTTCGCACTCGAGACGAACGCGTTGTTCGTCAATGTTCCAGCGGCAGTGCCCTCGACCTTGGCGACGATCGTGAAGGTCGATGACGCACCCGCAGCGAAGCCGCCCGGATACGAACAGGTCGCCCCACCGTGACCGCCCACGGCGGGTACCGTCGGGCAGGTCCACCCTGGCGCGACCGTCAGCGAGACGAACGTCGTCTGCGCGTCGAGATTGTCGGTGAAGCTCGTTCCGGTCGCGGCGTCGGGGCCGTTGTTGACGACCAGCGCCGTGTAGGTGATCGTGCCGTTCGCTGCGACGGTGCCGGGGGCGGTCAGCGTCACGGCGAGGTCGGCGGAGGAGGGCTCGATGCTCGTGGAGATCTGTGTGAAGTCGTTGGACGAGACCGGATCGGTCGGAGTGTGGGTCTGCGCTGCCTGATTGGTGATGCCCACCGAGTTGGCTGCGACATGGACGGTGAGGGTGAACGACACGCTCTGCCCGACGGGCAGGGTCGTGGCGGGATCGCTCTGACAGGTGAAGGCACCCACGATGTCGCCGACGGCCCGAGGCTCGCAGCTCCAGCCGGGCGGGATGGTCAGCGACCGGAACGTCGACAGTCCCGTCAGCGAGTCCGTCATGATCAGGTTCGTCGCATCGAGTGGTCCCGCGTTGTGGAGGGTCATCGTATAGGCGATGTCGACGTTCGCCGGGGTCGACGCCGGACCGGACATGGCGATCCCGACGTCGCTGAACGGCACGGCGACCGTGACGGTGATGAAGCCGTTGGGGGAGAGGCACGTTCCGCCCGCATCCGCGACACAATAGGCGATCACGTCGGTGCCGGGAACGTTCGTGCTCGGAGCGTAGGTCAGCGCGCCGTTGGGGGAGAGCGTGCCGACTCCCCGGCTGAACGTTCCGCCCACCAGTTTCGCGATCGCGCCGGGCGGCACATCGGTGTCGTTGGCGAGCACACCGGGTGCGCCGACGGAGAGCGTCTGACCGACCTGGATGGTGTACGCATCACTGACGGCGACGGGAGCCGAAGCGGCGGCGGCCTGCGGGATGCGAGCGAGGCCGAGTCCGGCCGCTGCGGCCGGGGCCGAAGCGCAAGCGAAGCCGACGGCCATCAGGACGGCGAGGCGGCGGAGCCGTCTTTTTCGCCGAAGCAGGGTGTCTGGCTCGCATCCTGGGCCTCATCTCACACGCGATCGCGGGCATTCGGGTGGGCGCGGATCCGGTCGAACCCTTCCGAAGAGTAGGAGCATCCGGACCATGCCGCAATCTTTCATGCATATAATGCAACCCATGACGTCAGCCGGGGGAGCGTACTCGTCGCTGGCCAGAGGGCTGGAAGTCCTCGAAGCGATCGGCTCGGGCGAGCGGAGCGTCGCCTCGCTGAGCAGGAGGTTCGAACTCGATCAATCGGCCATGTCGAGACTCGTCGCCTCCCTGGAGGCGGGTGGCTGGGTCACCCGTGCCGAGAACGGACCCGTTCTGGGGCCTCGCGCCGCCGTGCTCGGCGCGGGGAGTGCGCAGCGCAGCCTCTCTCGCCGGGCAGAACGCCTGACGCACGTCATCTCCGGGCTCACCGGCTGCGACGCGGTCGCGAGTGTCCTCAGCGGAAGCCGAGGCTACTACCTCGCCGTCTCGAAGGGGCCGGAAGACCTCTACGACTACGTGCCGGTTTTCGACCCGGCCCCGGTCTGGGCGAGTGCGGTGGGTCAGGTCATGGCCTCCCAGCTCGAGGACGAGGCGGCGCTGGCCCTCCTCCCGCCCGATCCGCTGCCGGCGACGGGCCCGAACACCATCACCACCGCGAGTCGTTTCCGCGACAGGCTGCAGCGGATCAGAGAACAGGGGAGCCTCATCGAGGTCGAGGAGTACCTTCCCGGGTTCGCCTGCCTGGCGGTGCCGTGGCCGGGCGCTCTCCCGCTCCAGGGGGCACTCGCCTGCGTCTCCGTCGTGGAACGGATCACGGCCTCGACGGCTCTGATCGAGCGGGTGCTCCGCGCCGCCGCGAAACCGGGCAGTTCGGAACGGACGATCATCGCCGCCGCGGCGGCGCACTAGCCCTCGCGCACCCCGGCGTCGGGTCGGAGCAGACGCGCGAGGTGATCGGCGGCGGTGCGGGAGCCGTCGGCGGCGCGTTCGCGACGGGCGACGTCGTGTGCCGCCGCCCGGAACCGTGGATCGGCGATGATCGATCGGATCGCTTCGGCGATGACCGCGGATTTCGCGCTCTTCTTCAGGGTGAGGCCGAGTCCTGCATCCTGGATCGCGGAGCCGACCAACGGCTGATCCATCAGCGGGTGCATCGGGATCACCAGACAGGGCACCCCGTTGATCAGCGCCTTCATCGTCGTGGAATGTCCGCCGTGCGACACGACCAGATCGACGGTGGGCATGATCGCGGTGTGATCGGCGAACTCGACCACACTCACGTTCGCCGGCGGCGAGAGCTGCTGCGCCGTCGCCATACCGCCGGTCGTGACGATGGCGTCGACCGGAAGGAGCGAGAGGGCGGAGACGATCCGGCGGTAGACCTCGACCTGTCCCGGAAACCAGGTCGTGCTCAGACTCACCAGCACTCTCGGCCGTTCGGGGTGCTCCGATTCGCCGACCGCATTCGCGTTCGGTTCGGTCGGGCATACCCGTCCGGCGGCAGGTCCTCGGAGAGCGCCTGAATGTCGTATTCACAGGAGTATCGGTGGCCGTCCTGGGCGGTGTAGCTCATCGGGATGGAGGCGAGAGTCACCGGGTCCCCGGCGTGCGTGATTCCCTTGCTGTTGATGTAGATTCCGCCCAACGCGGTGGCAGCGGTGAGCGCGAGCGCGCCCGGTCCCACCACGGGGACCCAGAGCAGGCGCCGCTTCGTACGTGGACGTGGAGCAGTGCCGGCGGCGACAGCGGCTTCCGTCTCCCCACCAGGGCGATGGCTTCCGCACGCACGGCCTCGTGGGCCGCTAGGGAATGCGGGGCCGCGTCCCGTAAGAGGTCGTCTAGTGTCGATGTCGTTGCTTCTCAATCCTTCCTCAGTCCGCAGAAGCGGACACCGTCACTAACGGCATGGCCGGAACCGGCGGAAGTGTCGCAGTCGATCAAGAACTCAATCGAAAATGAGCATCGGCCGTCCCCGAAAGACGTGCCATAGGTTGCTGCAAGCAACAGCCACCTTCCGGCGGTCTTTGCACGCTCGGCTCCCACGCCAAGTGGAGGCCTGTTGATAAGTGGACACGCGCAACGCCGGTGCATTGTGCGCTCAGGATTGGGAATTCGGGCGCGAAGTCCCGGTACGGCCAGCATGCTGATGCGTACGGGAAAATGCCTAGTGTCACTTACCCAATTCACGTGAATACGTACTGGTCGGGCGCGTGAAAAGTCATCAATGGTGATTGGAATGTCGGCGCCGACGCGAGCTGTCAATGTCTGTGGCCCCCGGTAAAATTCTGGTGTGGGCAAAAAAGTTTGAAAACACTACATGTAGTGGAATGACAAGAGTGTCATTAGGGTTATATAGTGGGTGAACACCGCGCAAAGCGGTGGCAACGAGACTTCTAGGGGAGGCCATCATGGACTACGAAAACAGCGACAGCGTTGGCGGCTACTCGGTTCCCGTCGACCCCATGGACCTGCTGCAGTGCGACAGCTGCCAGTAAGGCGCTAGCACCGAGCACGAGAACCCCGGCGGCCCTTCGGCCGTCGGGGTTCTCCCGTTTCCAGGGCCGGCCTTCCCCAGCGGCCGTCCGTAGAATGGGTCGGGTGCCAGTGAACCCAGAACTTGTGGGGCGGGAGTTCCCGCCCACTGCGCCCTACCTTGTGGGGCGCGAGAAGGTGCGCGAGTTCGCGCGTGCCGTCTACGCCACCGACCCGATCAGCTTCGAGGTGGCGGCCGCGCAGGCCGCCGGCCACGCCGACCTCGTTGCCCCGCCGACATTCGCCGTGGTGGTGCAGGAGCAGACGCTCGCCCAGCTGCTGGCTGAACCCGATGCGGGAATCGACTTCAGCCGGGTGGTGCACGGCGACCAGCGGTTCACCTTCACCCGACCGATCGTCGCCGGCGACGAACTCACCGCCACCCTCCGTGTGGCGAGCGTCAAGACGCTCGGAGCGCACGCGATGGTGACCGCCGAATCCGTGATCGTCGACGCCGCTGGTGCGCACGTCGTCACCGCGATCTCCACCCTTGTCGTTCGAGGAGACGAGTGATGCCCGACTTCGACACCCTCACCGTCGGCGACGTGATCGCCGAACGAAGCTACGAGCTCCGCCGCGACTCCCTCGTGCGCTACGCGGGCGCATCCGGGGACTTCAACCCCATCCACTACCGCGACGACGTCGCCACCTCGGTGGGGCTACCCGGCGTGATCGCACACGGGATGCTCACGATGGGTCTCGCCGTGCAGCCGGTCGTCGACTGGGCGGGAGATCCGGCCCGGGTGGCCGACTACCAGGTGCGGTTCACCCGCCCGATCGTTGTCGACCCGGCCGTCGGCGCCACCGTCTCGGTCACAGCGAAGATCGGCCAGCTGGATGCGGAGGCGCGGGCCGCCCGCGTGGACCTCACCGTACAATTCGACGGTCAGACGGTGCTCGGCAAGGCGCAGGTGCGCGTCACGTTCGACCGATGACCGGCGTCGCCGCCCCCGCCCTCGCCACCCTGACGACGCTGCAGGTGGGCGGTGTTCCCGAGCGGTTCATCGAACCGTTCAGGCGTGACGAGCTGATCGAAGCGGTTCGGAACGTGTGGGCCGACGGCGACGACTGGCTGCTGCTCGGCGGCGGCTCGAACACCGTCGCCGGCGACGACGGCTTCGAGGGCACCGTGATCCACCTCGTCACCCGCGGCATCGAACGGCTCGACGCACCGGCCGGCCGGGTGCGGCTGCGGGTGCAGGCGGGCGAGCCGTGGGATGCGCTTGTCGCGTTCACCGTGCGCAACGGCTGGTCGGGCGTCGAAGCCCTCTCCGGAATCCCGGGATCCACTGGTGCCGCGCCGGTCCAGAACATCGGCGCCTACGGGCAGGAACTGGAGTCGGCACTGCTCGGCGTGGAGTTCCTCGACGAGGCGACCGGTGGCATCCGACGGCTAGGCCGGGCCGAACTCGGGCTCGGGTACCGCACCTCTGTGCTCAAGCGGGGGATGCGCGGCGTCGTCCTCTCGGTCGACCTCGAACTGACCGACGGCAACGAGCCCGGCGGAATGGGCGCCCCGCTCAGCGCGCCGATCGGGTACTCGCAGCTCGCCGACTCGCTCGGTGTCGTGCTCGGGTCGCGGGTGCCGGTCGCCGAACTCCGACGTTCGGTTCTCTCACTACGCGCCGCCAAAGGGATGGTGCTCGACCCGCGTGACCCCGACACGGCGAGTGCCGGATCGTTCTTCACCAACCCGATCGTCTCCGAGAATTTCGCGCGCTCCCTGCCGTCGAACGCCCCTCGCTGGCCGGTGACGCCTCCCGAGCCGGACACGGTGCTGGGGCTGAACGGCGGCGGGGTCTACCCGGATGAGATCCCGCGCTTGGCCGGCGGGCCGTACTCGGTGAAGCTCAGTGCGGCGTGGCTGATCGAGCAGTCGGGCATCCGTCGGGGGTTCGCGTTGCCGGGGTCGCAGGCGGCCATCTCGACCAAGCACACGCTCGCGATCACCAACCGCGGTGGGGCGACGGCCTCCGAAATCGTGCAGCTGGCCTCGTATGTGCAGGCGCGGGTGCAGTCCGAGTTCGGGGTGCTGCTGCATCCCGAACCGCTCCTCGTCGGCGTCGTGCTCTAGCTCCCTAGAATGGCCACATGGCCGCCACCACCACCCGCACGCTCGTGCTCGGGGTCGTGCGGTTGTTCGCCCCCGCCAACGGGTACCAGCTGCGGCGGGAGCTGCTGTCGTGGAACGTCGACTCCTGGGCAAACGTCAACCCCGGCTCGATCTACTCGATGCTCGCCACGCTCTCCAAACAGGGGATGATCGAGGCCCATGCCGTTCCGGACGGTGCGCGGGCGGTCACCGTATACACGATGACGGAGCCGGGCGGTCTCGAACTGGACCGCCTCATCCGTGACGGGCTCAGTACGGTGTCGGCGATGGATCCGAGCGCGTTCCGCGTGGCCCTCAGTTTCGCGCCGCTGGTGTCGCGAGCCGACTTCCTGGAGCTACTCACCGGGCGTCTCGACGCGGTCCGTCGTGGCGCTGGCGGTCTGAAGGCCGAGGCGGCCACGATCCTCGACGTGCGCTCGGCGCCGCCGCATGTGGGCTATTCGCTCGACCTGGAAGCGCGGATGCTGCAGACCGAGGCCGAGTGGATCGTCGACCTGCTCGAGGTCGTGCGCGGCGGCGGACTGGATTTCGCGGGCGAGCCGGAGACCTGGATGGCCCCGACCGACGACGCCGGCTGGGAGATGGTACGCGAGAGTGCACGCTACCGCGAACAGCTCGAACGGATGGATTCGTCGCCGCGCAAGGCGTAGTCTCGCCGTTCCGGTGGTGGAGCAGACACTCTTGACAGTCATTGTTCAAAATTGAATAATCACGTTTGAATAACCCGCGTCAACAGTCGGCACCTCCGTCGCACACGTCAAGCCCAACCGAAGGAGCAACGGTGATCCACGCCAGAGGACTCGCCCGAACGTTCGACACCAAACGAGGAAGGGAGAAGGTGGCCGTCACGGCGGTCGCCGGCGTCGACATCGACGTCGAAGAAGGAGAGATCGTCGGCTTCCTCGGCCCGAACGGGGCCGGCAAGACGACCACCCTGCGCATGCTGACAACACTGCTCAAACCCACGACGGGCACGGCCACGGTGGCCGGTTTCGACCTTGCGAAAGACCCCATCAACGTGCGCAAGAGCATCGGCTACGTCTCGCAGAGCGGCTCCACTGCATCAGAAGCCCGAGCGGGCGAAGAGATCGTCGACCACGGACTGCTCTACGGCATCAGCGCGGAGCAGGCGACGCGCCGCGGCAAAGAGCTCTTCGAGCAACTCGAACTCGACGGGATGTGGACACGGCAGCCGAAGACGATGTCTGGTGGTCAGCGCCGCCGACTCGACATCGCGATGGGTCTCGTGCACGACCCCCGGTTGGTGTTCCTCGACGAACCGACCACCGGGCTCGACCCGCAGGCCCGAGCCAATCTGTGGACCCACATCGCCGACCTGCGCACGAAACGGGGGAGCACGGTGTTCCTCACCACGCACTACCTCGACGAGGCCGACGCGCTCTGCGACCGCATCCTGGTCATCGATCACGGTTCGATCGTCGCCGCGGACACCCCGGAGGCGCTGAAACGCCAAGTGGCCGGCGACCTGATCGAATTGGTGCTGCACGACGAACGCCACGTCCCCCTCGCAGCCGAGCAGCTCGGCCGATTGAGCGATGCGAAACCGGATGTGGTCGGTCGCGTCGTGAGCGTCCGCGTGCCGAGCGCGGGCACCGAACTGCCGCCGCTGCTGCGCGCCCTCGACGCTGCCGGGGTGGAGCTCGCCGCCATCGAAGTGCGCCGCCCCACGCTCGACGATGTCTTCCTCACCATGACCGGCCGCTCGCTTCGCGAGAACGCCTGAGCCGACACTGCCTCCCGCACCCCTCGCCTTCTTCCGTCTCCAAGGAACGACAATGACCTTCTCTGCACAAACCTGGATCATCTTCCGCCGCCAGATGCGCCTGGCGCTCCGCAACCCCGCCTGGGTGATCATCGGGCTGGCTCAGCCCGTGCTCTACCTGTGCCTGTTCGGCCCCCTGCTCGAGCCGCTGGCCAAGCAGATCGGCACCGACAACGCCTACACATTCTTCGTGCCCGGGCTCCTGGTGCAGCTCGCCCTGTTCGGAGCGCTGTTCGCCGGGTTCGGCCTCATCTCCGAGTGGCGCGAAGGCGTCATCGAGGCGGAGCGCGTGACGCCGGCCAGCCGCACGGCCCTGCTGCTCGGCCGGGTGCTCCGCGACCTCGCCCTGCTCACCGTGCAGGGCATCCTTCTCGTGGCGCTCGGATTCGCCTTCGGACTCACCGGATCGATCGGCGGAATGATCTTCGGCCTCGTTCTGACCGTGCTGCTCGGCGGCGCCTGCTCGGCCTCGTCGAATGCGCTCGCGCTCAGCACGAAGAGCGAGGATGCGCTGGCGCCGATCCTCAACAGCATCTCGCTCCCCGTTCTGCTGCTGTCCGGCATCCTGCTGCCGATCAGCACAGCGACCGGGGCCCCGCAGTGGCTGGCGACCGTGAGCGACTTCATGCCGATCAAGTACATCGTCAACGGCATCAGAGCCACCTTCGTCGGCGACTTCTGGACGACGACCGTGCTCTGGGGCGTGGTGTGGACTCTCGTGCTGTTCGCGCTCGGACTCTGGGTGGGCACGCGCACCTTCCGCAAAGACAACGCCTGAGCCGGCAGCATCTTCCCGGGGTGTTCCTGTCGACCTGCTGCCGTCGGAGCCGGAATCACCTGAAGACGAGAGCGCTCCACAGGTCGCTGCGACTGCGCGTTCTCCCCACATCCCACCCCACAGCCCGATCGTGCCGGTGGCCTCTGAAACGATGGGCTCATGAGCACCACGAGAGAACAAGCCCTCGCCACCCTCCGCGCCCTGGTCGGTCGCGACGACGCAGACTTCCACGAAGGCCAGTTCGAGGCGATCTCGGCCCTCGTCGACGATCACCGACGGGCCCTCGTGGTGCAGCGCACCGGGTGGGGCAAGTCGGCGGTCTACTTCGTCGCCACCATGCTGCTGCGCTCGCGCGGGTCGGGGCCGACCATCCTGGTCTCGCCGCTGCTGGCACTCATGCGCGACCAGGTCGCGGCGGCGGAGCGCGCCGGGGTGCGCGCGGTCACGCTCAATTCGGCCAACCGCCACGAGTGGGACGACGTCATGCAGAACCTCCGCGACGACACCGTGGATGTGTTGCTCGTTTCGCCGGAGAGACTCAACAACCCATCCTTCCGAGACGAGTACCTCCCCGCCCTCATCGGCCGCAGCGGGCTGCTCGTCATCGACGAGGCGCACTGCATCTCCGATTGGGGCCACGACTTCCGGCCCGACTATCGCCGCCTGCGTGATCTGATCGCCGCCATGCCGGACGGCGTTCCCGTGCTCGCCACCACGGCCACGGCCAACGAGCGGGTCGTGGCCGACGTCGCCGAGCAGATGGGAAGCGGCGGCCATGGCGAGGTTCTCACCCTCCGCGGCCCATTGGCACGCAAGTCCTTGCGTCTGGGCGTGCTGACCCTTCCCGATGCCGGTGCCCGGCTCGCCTGGTTGGTCAGCAACCTGGGCGCCCTCCCCGGCAGCGGAATCATCTATGCGCTCACGGTTTCGGCCGCCGAAGACACCGCTCGTCTGCTGCGCGAGGCCGGGCATGAGACCCACGCATACACCGGCCAGACCGACACGGCCGAGCGCGAAGATCTGGAGGGCCGCCTCAAACGCAACGAGGTGAAGGCTCTGGTGGCCACCAGCGCGCTCGGAATGGGGTTCGACAAACCCGACCTCGGATTCGTGGTGCACCTCGGCGCTCCGTCGTCGCCGGTGGCCTACTACCAGCAGGTCGGCCGCGCGGGCCGCGCCACCGACAATGCCGATGTGCTCCTGCTGCCCGGCCCGGAAGATCGAGCGATCTGGGACTACTTCGCCACCGCATCCATGCCCTCGAAACCGAAAGCGGATGCGGTGCTCTCGGCACTCACCGGCGAACCGCAGTCCACCCGCGCGCTCGAGAGCCAGGTCGACCTCAAACCCTCCACACTGGAACTCCTCCTCAAAGTGCTCGACGTCGACGGCGCCGTGCAACGCGTCGCGAAAGGCTGGATCTCCACCGGGAGGCCCTGGGCCTATGACGAGGAGCGCTACTCCCGCATCGCCGCGGCCCGGCAGGCCGAGCAACGCGCGATGCTCGACTACGAGAGCACGCCAGACTGCCGAATGATGTTCCTGCAGCGCGCCCTCGACGACCCGGGCGCACAGCCGTGCGGGCGCTGCGACCGTTGCGCGGGCGCATGGTATCCGAGCGAGGTCGGGTCGGCCGCCGCCGCCTCGGTGGCGACAGCGCTCGACCGCGTGGGGGTGGAGATCGAACCGCGCAAGCTGTGGCCGACCGGCGCAGACCGGTTGGGTGTCCCGGTGCGCGGCAAGCTCTCGCCCGATGAACTGCTGTCTCCCGGCCGGGCGTTGGCGCGCCTCACCGACCTCGGCTGGGGTGGTCCGCTCCGCGAGTTGCTGTCGCCCGAGGCGGCGGATCAGCCGTGCCCGCCCGCCCTGCTCGCCGCGTGCATCCGCGTGCTCGCCGATTGGAAATGGGAGCAGCGTCCGGTCGCCGTGGTGAGCATGCCGTCGCGTCGTCGTCCGACCTTCGTCGCCTCGCTGGCACGAGGGTTCGCGGATGCCGGCCGGCTGCCATACCTGGGCGAGCTCACCCTCGTCGATGGTGGTCCGAGCGGTGACCCCGGCGGAAACAGTGCGTTCCGTCTCGCCTCCGTCTGGGATCGTGTCGCCGTCGGCGAGCTCGCGATCCCGGCCTCCCAGCCCGTGCTTCTCGTCGACGACCTGGTCGACAGCCGCTGGACCATCACCGTGGCCGGTCGGATCCTTCGTGAAGCGGGCGCCTCCGCGGTGCTCCCCTTCGCAGCCGCGCTCCGCTCGTGATCACCGTCGAGACCAGGGTTTCGCCCGCCGAAACGGGGAGCCGGCGCGCGAAGACTTGTTCTCGGCGGCCCGTGGATTCGGGTGCTCTGCGGCTCGTGGATTCGGGTTCACGGCGGCTCGGCGCTTTCGGGGCCCGAGGGATTCAGCGGTCTTTGCGGATCCAGCGGAAGGTGAGACGGCAGGCGATCAGGCCGGCGACCAGCCAGATTCCGAGCACCACGGCGAGCCAGCCGAGCTGCCAGCTGCCGCTTGGCTCCTGCGACTCGAAGCCTGCGGGCAGGAAGACGCTGCGCATCCCCTGAGCGATCCATTTGAGCGGGAAGACGCTGGCGATGTTCCGCAGCCACTCCGGCAGCAGGTTGAACGCCAGGTAGACGCCCGAGATGAATTGCAGCACCAGAACGATGGGGATGATCACCGCGGTCGCGCTCCGACCGGTGCGCGGCACCGACGAGAGGGCGATCCCCAGCACTGCCGAGGTCACGATGCCGAGGAGGTACACCCACGCGAACCGCAGCCACAGCGCCGGGTCTGTCGGCAGGGCCACGTCGAACGCCAGACGGGCGACGAGCAGGAGCAGGATGATCTGCAGGATGCTCGTCACGATCACCTGCCCCATCTTCCCGATGAAGTACGACACCACGGGCAGCGGTGTGCCGCCCAGACGTTTGAGGGTGCCGTCGCTTTTCTCCATCGCGATGTCGACGGCCAGGTTCTGCACACCGCTCAGCAGGATCCCGGCCGCGATCATGCCCGGCAGATAGTAGGCCGCCTGGGTGATCCCGCCCGAACCGTCCGCAGCGACGCCCACCTTGCCGAGGCCTTGGAAGGCGACCGAGAAGATCCCCAGCATCACGACCGGGAACAGGAAGGTGAAGAAGATCGTGTCGCCTTGCCGGAAGTAGACGGTCACCTCGTAGCGCACACGGTCCAGCCCGAGTCGGATGGTCCTCACGATTCATCTCCCGCCGGGTTGGCCGGGGCGACAGGG contains the following coding sequences:
- a CDS encoding ABC transporter permease, which encodes MTFSAQTWIIFRRQMRLALRNPAWVIIGLAQPVLYLCLFGPLLEPLAKQIGTDNAYTFFVPGLLVQLALFGALFAGFGLISEWREGVIEAERVTPASRTALLLGRVLRDLALLTVQGILLVALGFAFGLTGSIGGMIFGLVLTVLLGGACSASSNALALSTKSEDALAPILNSISLPVLLLSGILLPISTATGAPQWLATVSDFMPIKYIVNGIRATFVGDFWTTTVLWGVVWTLVLFALGLWVGTRTFRKDNA
- a CDS encoding ABC transporter permease, whose protein sequence is MRLGLDRVRYEVTVYFRQGDTIFFTFLFPVVMLGIFSVAFQGLGKVGVAADGSGGITQAAYYLPGMIAAGILLSGVQNLAVDIAMEKSDGTLKRLGGTPLPVVSYFIGKMGQVIVTSILQIILLLLVARLAFDVALPTDPALWLRFAWVYLLGIVTSAVLGIALSSVPRTGRSATAVIIPIVLVLQFISGVYLAFNLLPEWLRNIASVFPLKWIAQGMRSVFLPAGFESQEPSGSWQLGWLAVVLGIWLVAGLIACRLTFRWIRKDR
- a CDS encoding ATP-binding cassette domain-containing protein, with protein sequence MIHARGLARTFDTKRGREKVAVTAVAGVDIDVEEGEIVGFLGPNGAGKTTTLRMLTTLLKPTTGTATVAGFDLAKDPINVRKSIGYVSQSGSTASEARAGEEIVDHGLLYGISAEQATRRGKELFEQLELDGMWTRQPKTMSGGQRRRLDIAMGLVHDPRLVFLDEPTTGLDPQARANLWTHIADLRTKRGSTVFLTTHYLDEADALCDRILVIDHGSIVAADTPEALKRQVAGDLIELVLHDERHVPLAAEQLGRLSDAKPDVVGRVVSVRVPSAGTELPPLLRALDAAGVELAAIEVRRPTLDDVFLTMTGRSLRENA
- a CDS encoding RecQ family ATP-dependent DNA helicase, translated to MSTTREQALATLRALVGRDDADFHEGQFEAISALVDDHRRALVVQRTGWGKSAVYFVATMLLRSRGSGPTILVSPLLALMRDQVAAAERAGVRAVTLNSANRHEWDDVMQNLRDDTVDVLLVSPERLNNPSFRDEYLPALIGRSGLLVIDEAHCISDWGHDFRPDYRRLRDLIAAMPDGVPVLATTATANERVVADVAEQMGSGGHGEVLTLRGPLARKSLRLGVLTLPDAGARLAWLVSNLGALPGSGIIYALTVSAAEDTARLLREAGHETHAYTGQTDTAEREDLEGRLKRNEVKALVATSALGMGFDKPDLGFVVHLGAPSSPVAYYQQVGRAGRATDNADVLLLPGPEDRAIWDYFATASMPSKPKADAVLSALTGEPQSTRALESQVDLKPSTLELLLKVLDVDGAVQRVAKGWISTGRPWAYDEERYSRIAAARQAEQRAMLDYESTPDCRMMFLQRALDDPGAQPCGRCDRCAGAWYPSEVGSAAAASVATALDRVGVEIEPRKLWPTGADRLGVPVRGKLSPDELLSPGRALARLTDLGWGGPLRELLSPEAADQPCPPALLAACIRVLADWKWEQRPVAVVSMPSRRRPTFVASLARGFADAGRLPYLGELTLVDGGPSGDPGGNSAFRLASVWDRVAVGELAIPASQPVLLVDDLVDSRWTITVAGRILREAGASAVLPFAAALRS